In a single window of the Paenibacillus sp. MMS20-IR301 genome:
- a CDS encoding DUF3656 domain-containing protein has product MDHKEEEMTELLAPAGNMEALKAAISNGCDAIYLGMQKFGARAYSSNFDVESLKEAVTYAHLRDVKIYVAMNTIVFENEVEEMKEQIQELNEIGVDGVIVQDLTAFDYIVNNFLDLEAHCSTQMGIDDVDGTLLFKELGAKRVVLSREVEIEKVKEIKRVADIPLEIFVHGALCVSYSGNCLMSGLLGNRCANRGRCVGSCRKEYELMDVATDTSLGKSYILSTKDLNTIDYIQDLKEIDSLKIEGRMKAPTYVANVVSKYRKALDNKITEEDKENLKKTFNRTFTKGYLFREDRRNITNIVKPNNFGYEIGTISKIIKDTYEITLSRPLNQNDTIRISHNNEDVNLTVAKLYDKDGELINKAEDVCYIKITEKMSTGDLVYKTKDYYYYKELEASLEKEFKRFNLDIRVYAYPDSKLFIEAEGLGFGYTYESEEILGEAINNPTTKDQVIKQFSRLNDTIFELHQVDYEECNAFIPAKLLNAARRDIVLGLYDLKLNSQQKRTKAVKAKEKISFTPEQPYLTASVTNQEQYDACVSCGIKEIYFDNVVRRNQNDYKEKEGQLLIGGYGGIHHYKETNPFVTDYSLNVINATSCYELYKLGAKRVTLSHELNKSQIEDLMNAYVEENDGYPALEMIVYGRAPLMFTKYCPMKKMNQCRVCETKSYELKDEHGTFPILSHEDCTTTILNGKTLNLLDELQNIKGIEAFRLNFTVESKEQVVNVISMASGKLNGSMSHAVFNQETDTRGHFNKEIV; this is encoded by the coding sequence ATGGATCATAAGGAGGAAGAAATGACGGAATTATTAGCTCCAGCAGGAAATATGGAAGCTTTAAAAGCTGCAATATCTAATGGGTGTGACGCAATATACTTAGGAATGCAAAAATTTGGTGCGCGCGCATACTCCTCTAATTTTGATGTAGAATCGTTAAAAGAGGCTGTTACGTATGCGCACCTGAGGGACGTTAAAATCTATGTTGCAATGAATACCATCGTTTTCGAAAACGAAGTTGAAGAGATGAAGGAACAGATACAAGAATTAAATGAAATCGGGGTGGATGGCGTTATTGTCCAGGACCTGACGGCTTTCGATTATATCGTTAACAACTTTCTTGATCTGGAAGCACATTGTTCCACTCAAATGGGAATAGACGATGTAGACGGAACTTTATTATTTAAAGAGCTTGGTGCAAAAAGAGTTGTTCTGTCCCGTGAGGTGGAGATTGAGAAGGTAAAAGAGATCAAAAGAGTGGCTGACATCCCTTTGGAGATTTTCGTTCACGGTGCGTTATGTGTATCTTATTCGGGAAACTGTCTAATGTCAGGATTACTCGGCAACCGATGCGCAAACCGCGGAAGATGTGTGGGTTCATGCCGTAAAGAGTATGAACTAATGGATGTGGCAACAGATACATCTTTAGGGAAAAGCTATATTTTGTCTACTAAGGACTTAAACACAATCGATTATATCCAGGATCTGAAAGAAATCGATTCTTTGAAAATAGAAGGCCGAATGAAAGCACCTACGTATGTTGCTAATGTTGTATCCAAATATCGCAAAGCCTTAGACAATAAAATAACCGAAGAAGATAAGGAAAACCTGAAAAAAACATTCAACAGGACATTTACTAAAGGATATTTGTTCCGCGAAGACAGGAGGAATATTACAAACATCGTAAAACCTAATAACTTTGGTTATGAAATTGGAACCATCAGCAAGATTATTAAAGATACGTATGAAATAACACTTTCACGCCCTTTAAATCAGAACGATACCATCCGAATAAGTCACAACAATGAAGATGTTAATTTAACGGTTGCCAAACTGTACGACAAAGATGGCGAATTAATCAACAAAGCAGAAGATGTCTGCTATATCAAAATCACAGAAAAGATGTCTACGGGAGATTTGGTATATAAAACGAAGGATTATTACTATTACAAAGAATTAGAAGCCTCACTGGAAAAAGAATTTAAGCGGTTTAATCTAGATATAAGAGTATATGCATATCCAGATTCAAAGCTCTTCATAGAGGCGGAGGGCTTAGGCTTTGGTTATACCTATGAAAGCGAGGAAATACTGGGCGAAGCCATTAATAATCCAACAACCAAAGACCAGGTAATCAAGCAATTCTCAAGATTGAATGATACGATATTCGAACTTCATCAGGTCGATTATGAGGAATGCAATGCGTTTATTCCAGCTAAATTGTTAAATGCAGCCAGAAGAGATATTGTACTGGGCTTATATGACTTAAAGCTTAACAGCCAGCAGAAAAGAACCAAGGCGGTGAAAGCAAAAGAAAAAATAAGCTTTACCCCTGAACAGCCATACCTTACGGCCTCTGTAACGAATCAGGAACAGTATGATGCCTGCGTGAGCTGTGGAATTAAGGAAATCTATTTTGACAATGTGGTTAGAAGAAATCAGAATGATTATAAGGAAAAAGAAGGGCAGCTGCTAATTGGAGGATATGGCGGGATTCATCACTACAAAGAAACAAACCCGTTTGTTACGGACTATTCTCTAAACGTTATTAATGCTACGAGCTGCTATGAATTATATAAATTAGGTGCAAAACGAGTTACTTTATCTCATGAATTGAATAAGAGCCAAATTGAAGATTTAATGAATGCCTATGTTGAAGAAAATGACGGCTATCCTGCACTGGAAATGATTGTTTATGGCAGGGCCCCTTTGATGTTTACGAAATATTGCCCCATGAAAAAAATGAATCAATGCAGAGTCTGCGAAACGAAGAGCTATGAGTTAAAGGATGAGCACGGAACATTCCCTATCCTTTCCCATGAGGATTGTACAACGACTATTCTTAATGGGAAGACGCTTAATCTTCTAGATGAGCTACAGAACATCAAAGGAATTGAGGCATTCCGATTAAACTTCACAGTTGAATCCAAAGAGCAGGTTGTGAACGTAATTAGTATGGCCTCCGGCAAATTAAATGGCTCAATGAGTCATGCTGTCTTTAATCAGGAGACTGATACAAGAGGACATTTTAATAAAGAGATTGTGTAG
- a CDS encoding creatininase family protein — MLNYTNTTTELSDSGIDTVVISVGATEQFGPYLPMHIDTLIAELYANEYGKALNAYVLPVLPFNTSEEHAGFKGTVTVSPNILTAMLEDIILGLRRQGFKKYLLCSGHGGAYWYNAFIKHMNYKYPDIIVIYPGYNGSWENAVKAAGLDGRNEMHGGLTGVCTAMWLCPELLKLENMGSEVPEENNRYSDYIGWDKLTEDGNWGLFSKGQYSNEELAEKGKILWMTLIKGQCDGLKEYLEDAYLRKIGGI; from the coding sequence ATGTTAAATTATACAAACACCACAACAGAATTATCAGATAGCGGCATTGATACTGTGGTCATATCCGTCGGGGCTACAGAGCAATTCGGTCCTTATTTGCCAATGCATATTGATACTTTGATTGCTGAGCTTTACGCCAATGAGTATGGTAAAGCACTAAATGCATACGTATTGCCTGTCTTGCCCTTTAATACCTCAGAAGAACATGCAGGGTTCAAAGGAACAGTTACTGTCAGTCCTAATATTTTGACTGCTATGCTTGAAGATATAATATTGGGTTTAAGAAGACAGGGTTTTAAGAAATATCTCTTATGTTCAGGGCATGGGGGAGCATATTGGTATAACGCGTTTATTAAACATATGAATTATAAATATCCGGATATCATTGTTATTTACCCCGGATATAACGGTTCGTGGGAAAATGCAGTGAAAGCAGCAGGGTTAGATGGACGCAATGAAATGCATGGCGGGTTAACCGGTGTTTGTACGGCAATGTGGTTATGTCCTGAGCTTTTAAAGTTAGAAAATATGGGATCTGAAGTACCGGAAGAAAACAACCGATATTCCGATTATATTGGCTGGGACAAGCTCACAGAGGATGGTAACTGGGGATTGTTTAGCAAAGGACAATACAGTAATGAAGAACTTGCTGAAAAAGGAAAAATCTTATGGATGACACTGATAAAAGGTCAGTGTGATGGATTAAAAGAATATCTCGAAGATGCCTATCTCAGGAAAATTGGAGGGATATAA
- a CDS encoding DUF2834 domain-containing protein: MKYFYGILSFLGLVLPYSQFIPWIVHNGLDLNLLLAAITSTRIGAFAWMDVLVTAIVLVGFILLEGTRKRMKTLWLPVVGTLLVGPSLGLPLFLFLRQLHLEKNVLK, translated from the coding sequence ATGAAGTACTTTTACGGAATATTATCTTTTTTGGGACTCGTCTTGCCCTATTCGCAATTCATCCCTTGGATCGTGCACAACGGCCTTGATTTAAATCTCCTACTTGCGGCCATAACCAGTACACGTATCGGAGCTTTTGCATGGATGGATGTTTTGGTTACCGCGATTGTGCTTGTGGGATTCATTCTGTTAGAAGGCACCCGAAAGAGAATGAAAACTTTATGGCTGCCGGTTGTCGGTACGCTATTGGTAGGTCCTTCACTGGGGCTTCCCTTGTTTTTGTTTCTTAGGCAGTTACATTTGGAGAAAAACGTTCTAAAATAG
- a CDS encoding SMI1/KNR4 family protein has protein sequence MPLFNEKDECRLIEALKIHIPDIGELLNSPVDEAEIIAAESLIGFQFPHEFRKLYLKHNGEGEQVMGVMAGFSWMTLQSVTGTWRTRQDLPYDIISGKPDAVRKADIKRAGFLLLKMAEVRY, from the coding sequence ATGCCATTATTTAATGAAAAAGACGAGTGCCGCTTAATTGAGGCTTTAAAAATACATATACCGGATATCGGGGAGCTGTTGAATTCGCCAGTGGATGAAGCAGAAATAATCGCAGCAGAGAGCCTGATTGGCTTCCAATTTCCTCATGAGTTCAGAAAACTATATTTGAAGCATAATGGAGAGGGAGAGCAGGTCATGGGCGTCATGGCCGGATTCAGCTGGATGACCCTGCAATCAGTAACGGGTACTTGGAGAACGCGACAGGACCTACCTTATGACATTATTTCCGGCAAACCTGATGCAGTAAGGAAGGCGGATATAAAAAGGGCTGGGTTCCTTTTGCTGAAGATGGCGGAGGTTCGTTATTGA
- a CDS encoding pentapeptide repeat-containing protein: MDKKSLVARWNEDRLHEVNRLLAAVTGKHNLHQQDRAFPASLYGLTEAGRADFQGVTLTETIQYLSVQDADLSYARFEDSASLNTSTFTNCCFDGVKLDRRYVTHTFSRCSFRGAKLNHARISKEFTDCDFTGSNLSKAIASDVSFTRCRFEGANFRGAILTYCRFEDCSFEGAVFQDGSLAGSRFVGEPGLLPVWGNTIVDNVKIQE, from the coding sequence TTGGATAAGAAGTCACTTGTTGCAAGATGGAATGAAGACCGGCTTCATGAAGTGAACCGGTTGCTCGCTGCGGTTACCGGCAAACATAATCTGCACCAGCAAGACCGCGCCTTCCCAGCATCACTCTACGGACTGACGGAGGCCGGACGGGCGGATTTCCAGGGAGTTACCTTGACCGAGACTATACAATACCTGAGCGTACAGGATGCCGATCTGTCTTATGCCCGTTTCGAGGATTCGGCAAGCTTGAACACCTCGACCTTCACTAATTGCTGCTTTGACGGGGTTAAATTAGATCGCCGTTATGTAACTCACACCTTCAGCCGCTGTTCTTTCCGGGGAGCCAAGTTGAATCATGCCAGGATCAGCAAGGAGTTTACCGATTGCGATTTTACAGGCAGCAACTTAAGTAAAGCCATAGCAAGCGATGTATCATTTACACGCTGTCGCTTTGAGGGCGCCAACTTTCGCGGAGCTATACTCACCTATTGCCGGTTTGAGGACTGCAGCTTTGAAGGAGCTGTGTTTCAAGACGGCTCATTAGCCGGAAGCCGCTTTGTGGGGGAGCCGGGCTTGCTCCCGGTCTGGGGAAATACAATCGTGGATAACGTCAAAATCCAGGAATAG
- a CDS encoding SMI1/KNR4 family protein, with the protein MYERLTQKLSTTSTIRWFPGHGAEESWITEAEEELGFKLPPSYRWWLTHYGNAGLGDGNILTLVPSEHREYSDSDLLYIHRLNLAEDWWVSRFPHRLDLFVPDSDELYYFDTSARNQQGEFPVMRYDLMNDLIDEYAPTFAAFLEQLIDERS; encoded by the coding sequence ATGTATGAACGTCTAACACAGAAATTGAGTACGACTTCCACTATCCGATGGTTTCCCGGCCATGGGGCCGAAGAGAGCTGGATTACCGAAGCCGAGGAGGAATTAGGCTTCAAGCTACCGCCGTCTTACCGCTGGTGGCTGACCCACTATGGGAATGCCGGTCTAGGGGACGGGAATATTCTGACGCTCGTCCCCTCCGAGCATAGAGAGTATTCCGACAGCGACCTTCTGTATATCCACCGGCTGAACCTTGCGGAGGATTGGTGGGTCAGCCGGTTTCCACACCGGCTGGACCTGTTCGTACCGGATAGCGATGAGCTGTATTACTTCGATACGTCTGCCCGGAATCAACAGGGAGAATTTCCGGTCATGCGGTATGATCTGATGAATGATCTGATCGACGAGTATGCCCCCACGTTCGCAGCATTCCTGGAACAGCTAATCGACGAACGCTCCTAG
- a CDS encoding YafY family protein codes for MRVDRLLSMLLIISGKGTVTGKELAEHFEVSLRTIYRDIDKISEAGIPVAASSGKGGGYYIMDSYNIGSLFLNRDEAHTFVAVMKNLHGLFGRNEAFNDIILKLEHTYRQEPDKDKLTLDLSHFSMEQEIKEYLGIISKAITDNRLLVFSYINRNMESLERTVEPGWMDFRHGHWYMIGFCRVRGDYRRFKLVRIKHLEQGPSFAPRELPDDRIAEIIEHSYSQREIQVVLRFTSRIGAQLTKYFQKEKISRDEDGFYLVSDTFPYEEGLLKFILSFGKECELLEPRELRAELQQYMQNMLRSYND; via the coding sequence ATGCGAGTCGACCGATTGCTCTCCATGCTGCTGATCATCTCCGGTAAAGGTACGGTAACAGGCAAGGAGCTTGCCGAGCATTTCGAGGTATCCTTGCGGACAATCTACCGGGATATTGATAAGATAAGCGAAGCCGGTATACCGGTTGCAGCGTCCAGCGGCAAGGGCGGAGGCTACTATATTATGGACAGCTATAATATAGGCAGCCTCTTTCTGAACCGGGATGAAGCGCACACGTTCGTAGCTGTAATGAAGAATTTACACGGCTTGTTTGGCAGGAATGAAGCTTTTAATGACATCATACTAAAGCTTGAACATACCTATAGGCAGGAGCCTGATAAGGACAAACTGACGCTGGATCTGTCCCATTTCAGCATGGAGCAGGAAATTAAAGAGTACCTTGGGATCATCAGCAAGGCCATCACGGATAACAGGCTGCTGGTGTTCAGCTATATCAACAGGAATATGGAATCCCTGGAGCGGACGGTAGAGCCAGGCTGGATGGACTTCCGCCACGGCCATTGGTATATGATCGGCTTTTGCCGGGTCAGAGGGGACTACCGCAGATTCAAGCTCGTGCGGATCAAGCATCTGGAGCAGGGACCGTCTTTTGCCCCAAGAGAGCTGCCGGATGACCGGATCGCTGAGATTATTGAGCACAGTTATTCGCAGCGGGAAATACAGGTTGTGCTGAGATTCACTTCGCGAATCGGTGCGCAGCTAACAAAGTATTTCCAGAAAGAGAAGATTAGCCGGGATGAAGATGGCTTCTATCTCGTATCGGATACTTTTCCGTATGAGGAGGGTCTGCTGAAATTCATTCTAAGCTTCGGCAAGGAGTGCGAGCTGCTGGAGCCCCGTGAATTACGGGCAGAGCTGCAGCAATATATGCAAAATATGCTTCGATCCTACAATGACTGA
- a CDS encoding cyanophycinase: protein MSTHYYFSWFNDFFPEKLARCLHEDIQDRKSLVMISADPSGYTDEQINYNDISEWTWLTQANLIFDDYHFIDYRMQKEEARRFIQNASVIFLCGGYPILQHELLAEYELLDGIKNSNAVIMGASAGALNMAAKWLNVDDIDDDAETGTIYNGIGFDYFAYESHAKRDYATFVQGYLFPLSEEIDIYAAEQESVIRVKDGIIDIMGPVYLISRSKIQKLAETL from the coding sequence TTGAGTACTCACTACTATTTCAGCTGGTTTAATGATTTTTTTCCAGAGAAGCTGGCCCGATGTTTGCATGAGGATATCCAAGACCGGAAATCGCTGGTTATGATTAGCGCTGACCCGTCTGGTTATACAGATGAGCAGATTAACTATAATGACATTTCGGAATGGACATGGCTAACTCAGGCTAACCTTATTTTTGATGACTATCATTTTATTGATTACCGTATGCAGAAGGAAGAGGCCCGGCGGTTCATTCAGAACGCATCTGTCATTTTTTTATGTGGCGGGTATCCTATTCTGCAGCATGAATTACTGGCGGAATATGAATTATTGGATGGGATTAAGAACAGCAATGCCGTTATAATGGGCGCCAGCGCCGGTGCGTTAAACATGGCTGCCAAATGGTTAAACGTGGATGACATTGACGATGACGCTGAAACGGGTACCATTTATAATGGGATTGGGTTCGATTATTTCGCCTATGAATCTCATGCTAAACGCGATTACGCCACATTTGTTCAGGGCTACCTGTTCCCCTTGTCTGAAGAGATTGATATATATGCGGCAGAACAGGAGAGCGTTATACGGGTAAAAGACGGCATTATAGACATAATGGGTCCTGTATATTTAATCTCCCGTTCCAAGATTCAGAAATTGGCTGAGACGCTCTAA
- a CDS encoding MerR family transcriptional regulator, with amino-acid sequence MYTIGELANIMRISKDKLRYYEEKEILTPIQNEENNYRQYDFKDIDTVLAIEFYRSLDLEFKTIQKLCKESDIKDMQGILDDKHNEIIRNIARLNTIALRIEKAKKDCDDIEKHLNNYSIRPMAPIKSLGEISDFRAYKEFEVIHNNRDQLVEEPIFKSLKRYITFNEEGIQSNTMLVTKDVEVDNTVDEKDILDYKKCIYTVVEDGMQYEGVMEDSFIKGQRWMAANNYKHIGVAIIGMLLVGYHEGILKSYLEVYIPIE; translated from the coding sequence ATGTACACAATAGGTGAACTCGCTAATATCATGAGAATTTCTAAGGATAAATTAAGATATTATGAAGAAAAAGAGATTTTGACACCCATCCAAAATGAAGAAAATAATTATAGACAATATGATTTTAAGGATATAGATACTGTACTGGCAATAGAGTTCTACAGATCACTGGATTTGGAATTTAAGACGATCCAGAAGCTTTGCAAAGAAAGTGATATAAAGGATATGCAGGGTATTCTGGATGACAAACACAACGAAATCATTCGAAATATAGCCAGATTAAATACTATAGCACTTAGAATTGAAAAGGCTAAAAAGGATTGCGATGATATCGAAAAACACTTGAATAATTATTCAATTAGGCCCATGGCACCTATAAAAAGTTTGGGGGAAATATCAGATTTCAGGGCCTATAAGGAATTTGAAGTGATACATAATAACAGGGATCAATTAGTTGAGGAACCCATTTTCAAGAGTCTAAAACGGTATATTACTTTTAACGAAGAGGGAATACAGTCGAATACAATGCTAGTCACCAAAGATGTAGAGGTTGATAATACCGTAGACGAAAAGGATATTCTAGACTATAAAAAATGTATATATACTGTCGTTGAAGATGGAATGCAGTATGAGGGCGTGATGGAAGATAGCTTTATAAAGGGTCAACGGTGGATGGCTGCCAATAATTATAAACATATAGGCGTAGCAATTATAGGCATGTTATTAGTAGGCTACCACGAAGGAATATTAAAGTCATATTTAGAAGTGTATATCCCCATTGAATAA
- a CDS encoding CPBP family intramembrane glutamic endopeptidase: MNSGHEIRSIWKLVALHLFPGIVLSIVYIFLLNSESLTEYPKVVTLGIAGFFSILPIELGYLLYVAKKETGKFNIFKVMGLKSKMKVKEYAVYTLLLLSVAGILMKALQPFSNYILNTVFHWLPNDYNYVQDMSLFSKNFILIAIAVSFFFLTLILPITEELYFRGFLLARMKWMGKYSVLVNLLLFAVYHFWSPWLIVARIVAFLPLFYLVYKKDSLKLGIAVHCLANFTDVAALVMLL; encoded by the coding sequence ATGAATAGCGGGCATGAGATCAGAAGTATATGGAAGCTTGTAGCACTTCACTTATTTCCAGGAATAGTGTTAAGCATAGTGTATATATTTTTATTGAATAGCGAGAGTTTAACAGAATACCCCAAAGTTGTTACGCTAGGTATAGCCGGGTTTTTCTCGATATTGCCTATAGAACTGGGATATTTATTGTATGTTGCCAAAAAAGAAACGGGAAAATTCAATATCTTTAAGGTGATGGGCCTAAAAAGTAAGATGAAGGTTAAAGAATATGCAGTTTACACTCTTTTATTGCTCTCAGTGGCAGGAATACTTATGAAGGCATTACAACCCTTTTCAAATTACATATTGAATACAGTATTTCATTGGCTTCCAAATGACTATAATTATGTCCAGGATATGAGCCTATTCAGTAAAAACTTCATTCTAATTGCAATAGCAGTAAGCTTCTTCTTTCTTACACTTATACTACCCATAACGGAAGAACTCTATTTCCGGGGATTTCTACTGGCACGTATGAAATGGATGGGCAAGTATAGTGTGCTGGTCAATCTCTTATTGTTTGCAGTTTATCATTTCTGGTCTCCGTGGCTTATAGTTGCAAGAATTGTGGCCTTCTTACCCTTATTTTATTTGGTATACAAAAAAGACTCTTTAAAATTGGGGATTGCCGTACATTGCTTGGCTAACTTTACAGATGTAGCAGCTTTAGTGATGTTACTATGA
- a CDS encoding pyridoxamine 5'-phosphate oxidase family protein — MSNYDEAMKLLNEQAGNKDGLITLSTIALEPGPGGLSRPASRIVDAYYEDGAFYTVTYATSGKMQQIARNPEVAVCIIVENFTADGIGENLGWVCDEKNAEMMTKLRTIFADWYYDANNDEDPNTCLLRVRLTKGLWNDAHKGIRNEIDFVNKTASLVM, encoded by the coding sequence ATGAGCAATTACGACGAAGCCATGAAGCTGCTGAATGAACAAGCGGGTAACAAGGACGGGCTGATCACGCTGTCTACCATCGCGCTGGAACCGGGGCCTGGTGGCCTAAGCCGTCCTGCTTCCCGCATTGTGGACGCCTATTATGAGGACGGTGCGTTCTACACTGTCACTTACGCGACCTCAGGCAAGATGCAGCAGATTGCCCGCAACCCCGAAGTCGCCGTGTGCATCATTGTTGAGAATTTTACAGCCGATGGGATCGGTGAGAATCTGGGCTGGGTATGTGACGAGAAGAATGCGGAGATGATGACCAAGCTGCGCACCATTTTCGCCGACTGGTATTACGATGCCAACAACGACGAGGACCCCAACACCTGCCTGCTGCGCGTTCGCCTGACAAAGGGCTTGTGGAATGACGCCCATAAAGGAATCCGAAATGAGATTGATTTCGTCAATAAGACGGCAAGTCTCGTTATGTAA
- a CDS encoding YafY family protein: MNKTDRLLAIVLELQRNEVLRAEDLAAIFETSVRTIYRDIQALSEAGVSVIGAPGQGYSLMEGYFLPPVSFTVEEAVTLLIGTDFIEQSFDAHYVSKARTSRGKIEAILPEAVRSEASRIRKGFRLFSSPEEVSRTQAKVYLEAIREAMLEERKISFTYAKGIAGADGSRQSVRTVAPYGIVLHQGSWILIAWCELRQGIRHFRLSRMTELIILEAGFKLPADFNLDNYRPPDDRNVLVRIHVDSDIADKVREANNFFTETIEEHTDGLFITFRVRQPEELLHSVLGWGSGVMVMEPESFRHRVRDELEKMLKRY; encoded by the coding sequence ATGAATAAAACAGACCGTTTGTTAGCCATCGTGCTTGAGCTGCAGCGTAACGAAGTGTTACGGGCGGAGGATTTGGCTGCTATATTTGAAACAAGTGTGAGAACGATCTATAGGGATATTCAGGCTTTAAGTGAAGCTGGCGTATCCGTAATCGGAGCACCCGGTCAGGGATATTCCTTAATGGAGGGGTATTTCCTGCCGCCCGTCAGTTTCACGGTGGAGGAAGCGGTGACGCTGCTTATCGGTACAGATTTCATCGAGCAGTCGTTTGATGCTCACTATGTCAGTAAGGCTCGAACTTCGAGGGGGAAAATAGAAGCGATCCTGCCGGAAGCGGTCCGCAGTGAGGCATCCCGGATTCGTAAAGGGTTTCGTTTGTTTTCATCCCCTGAAGAAGTATCCCGGACACAAGCTAAGGTGTACCTTGAAGCTATTCGTGAAGCCATGCTCGAGGAGAGGAAGATAAGCTTCACCTATGCAAAAGGCATCGCCGGGGCTGACGGGAGCCGTCAAAGTGTCCGTACGGTTGCCCCTTATGGAATTGTACTTCATCAAGGGTCCTGGATCCTTATCGCATGGTGTGAATTGCGTCAAGGTATCCGGCATTTCCGGCTGTCCCGGATGACGGAGCTTATTATACTGGAGGCGGGGTTCAAGCTGCCTGCAGATTTCAATTTGGATAACTACCGCCCGCCAGACGACCGCAATGTTCTTGTCCGTATCCATGTCGATTCTGACATTGCAGATAAGGTGAGGGAAGCGAACAATTTCTTTACAGAAACCATAGAGGAACATACGGATGGGCTGTTTATCACTTTTCGTGTAAGGCAGCCAGAGGAATTGCTGCACTCGGTGCTCGGCTGGGGCAGCGGCGTAATGGTGATGGAGCCGGAATCCTTCCGGCACCGGGTTAGAGATGAACTGGAGAAGATGTTGAAACGCTACTGA
- a CDS encoding DinB family protein, whose translation MITTKEALERFEKTATYYIHELNQFSLEQLQAKPSDNEWSMGQMIRHLINSALYMQLRNIEQCLASDQDQQGLQLEKTERGAAAFAQGSFPPIRIQVPPSPEYTPEQPETKEQLSQGLQTVIQRMKDIEPDLEQASKLNTIAHPSFGGLCAEEWFLLVEMHYRHHLLQWDRLKQGLVQGAR comes from the coding sequence ATGATCACAACAAAAGAAGCATTAGAGCGTTTCGAGAAGACCGCAACCTACTATATTCATGAACTCAATCAATTCAGTCTGGAACAGCTGCAGGCTAAGCCCAGTGACAATGAGTGGTCCATGGGGCAGATGATCCGGCATCTCATTAACTCGGCGCTATACATGCAGCTTCGTAATATTGAGCAGTGCTTAGCATCAGATCAAGATCAGCAGGGGCTTCAATTGGAGAAAACAGAGAGAGGGGCTGCCGCATTTGCCCAAGGAAGCTTCCCGCCAATCCGGATTCAGGTTCCGCCTTCCCCGGAGTATACACCGGAGCAGCCTGAAACTAAAGAGCAGCTGAGCCAAGGGCTACAGACAGTCATTCAGAGAATGAAAGACATTGAACCTGACCTTGAACAAGCTTCGAAACTAAATACAATAGCTCATCCGTCATTTGGCGGACTGTGTGCGGAGGAATGGTTCCTGCTTGTTGAAATGCATTACCGTCATCATCTTCTGCAGTGGGACCGGTTGAAGCAGGGGCTGGTGCAGGGAGCACGGTGA